A genomic region of Pirellulales bacterium contains the following coding sequences:
- a CDS encoding Calx-beta domain-containing protein, with product MTHSFRSDRGSSMRRNNNKSRRVCRLEPLERRELLTASALANGVGTTIEYTGPFSTFLPVGSGPNSYSGFSSFGNIDVPASAFALNSGVSGVNNLSLNLFNTATSGKFAPTDGSFAVYFVPNNTTPVSSMRFGGPTGTKAGTQVDLAAIGTTTGGASTLGIDSSDLVGTFSVTSGLPQGYSTFTFNSLGGGAKTGIATDLNNGTNVRFVVVSLDNTGKADWEGSFNNEYPQVQLDVNQAPLVSFGSSSFSVNEVDQISGHTTVATISVHRSGNPSTSLDINYQTSDVTAHQPADYTAASGVLHWDAGDTSDKTFTVSFNDITTSDPSRSISLSLTDHGGNPIAPVFPAGGSTAPLTINYLQAGQVFIDQSSYNVNETAGTVAIKIDRTGSNVNSSTADVTLSTASGLAYQNDPQNPQDAQAGRDFGTSGNTTAPTYAVHFAAGQSQATINVPLINVATFAGTRSFTASLSNVSTGTQITTPGATTVAITDNTVANSDTPTGITTQTSGVETNGPFYVNNFMNLASTPHSGFGFATMPVLTFGAGSTVFTGTTASTVDSLKLSLFNLATSGSFAGTPGSFDLYLLTDNTVDDTALVYGGGNGTTGPAVIGTQATPIYVGTANFTNNQVGYNDFVFDNLPAAVRTALASDLNSGGASQIRFAITPSQGSPVAADWEGNYLVSQPQLTLLTETGTVAATPPTITGVVVDGTSWSPTALSALQAAGQGNGLGYSFPVGSTAQLNSLPWGNVNQVQVTFSEAVNVSQSSLSVTGVNGSYAVSNFSYNPSTFTATWTLVNGISRDRLNLVVHASGAGAVTDTAGDPLDGEWTNGVSSYPSGNGTAGGDFNFGFNVLPGDANQDGVVNAQDLAIVSSGWLKSGPHGDVNADGIINAQDLAAISSSWLATLPAGGAQASVESAAVTVAPAAQSAAATSPIAIDLSSIGPIEGNFSPSIVQHSAVLSTLSTASFAGPIQPDRVAAFVGRFDAAAAAGVAAPVSSQGTAAGNGQVTASGVDHQSSITDVLEDDLLTSNIDDELLSVVASARSGKNA from the coding sequence ATGACCCATTCGTTCCGTTCCGATCGCGGCAGTTCGATGCGGCGCAACAACAACAAGAGTCGCCGCGTGTGCCGGCTGGAACCGCTCGAGCGACGCGAGCTGCTGACCGCCAGTGCGCTAGCCAATGGCGTCGGGACGACGATCGAATACACAGGCCCGTTCAGCACCTTTTTGCCGGTCGGAAGCGGTCCGAATTCCTACAGCGGGTTTTCGTCGTTTGGCAATATCGATGTTCCTGCGAGCGCCTTTGCCTTGAATTCGGGCGTGTCGGGAGTGAACAACCTGAGCTTGAATCTGTTCAACACGGCGACCTCCGGGAAGTTCGCGCCGACTGACGGTTCGTTCGCCGTTTACTTCGTGCCGAACAATACGACGCCCGTCAGCAGCATGCGCTTTGGCGGTCCGACCGGAACCAAGGCCGGAACGCAGGTCGACCTGGCGGCCATCGGCACCACGACGGGCGGAGCCTCGACGCTGGGCATCGATTCGTCGGACTTGGTCGGCACGTTCAGCGTCACGTCGGGACTGCCGCAGGGATACTCCACCTTCACGTTCAACAGCTTGGGGGGCGGCGCGAAGACAGGCATCGCGACCGATTTGAACAATGGCACGAACGTGCGTTTCGTCGTTGTCTCGCTGGACAACACCGGAAAGGCAGACTGGGAAGGCAGCTTCAACAACGAGTATCCGCAGGTCCAATTGGACGTTAACCAGGCTCCCCTGGTGAGCTTTGGCTCGTCGAGCTTCTCGGTCAACGAAGTCGATCAAATCTCAGGCCATACCACGGTAGCGACGATTTCGGTCCATCGCAGTGGTAACCCCAGCACGTCGCTAGACATAAACTATCAGACCAGTGACGTCACGGCGCACCAGCCGGCTGACTATACGGCGGCTTCGGGCGTGCTGCACTGGGACGCCGGTGACACGAGCGACAAGACCTTTACCGTCAGCTTCAACGACATTACGACCAGCGACCCCAGCCGAAGCATAAGCCTGTCGTTGACCGATCACGGCGGCAATCCCATCGCCCCCGTCTTTCCGGCGGGCGGAAGCACGGCGCCGCTGACGATCAACTATCTGCAAGCCGGGCAGGTCTTCATCGATCAAAGCTCGTACAACGTCAACGAAACGGCCGGCACCGTGGCGATCAAGATCGATCGCACGGGAAGCAATGTGAATAGTTCCACGGCCGACGTGACCTTGTCGACTGCCAGTGGGTTGGCGTATCAGAATGATCCGCAAAACCCGCAAGACGCTCAGGCCGGCCGCGATTTCGGCACGTCGGGCAATACGACCGCACCCACATACGCCGTGCATTTTGCCGCTGGTCAGTCGCAGGCGACGATCAATGTTCCGCTAATCAACGTGGCGACCTTCGCCGGCACTCGCTCGTTCACCGCGTCGCTGAGCAACGTCAGCACGGGGACGCAGATCACGACGCCGGGTGCCACCACGGTCGCGATCACCGATAACACGGTCGCCAATAGCGACACTCCCACGGGTATCACAACCCAGACCTCGGGCGTCGAGACGAACGGTCCGTTCTACGTCAACAACTTCATGAACCTGGCGTCAACGCCGCATTCGGGATTCGGTTTTGCCACGATGCCGGTCCTGACGTTCGGCGCTGGCTCGACGGTTTTCACGGGCACGACGGCCTCGACCGTCGATAGCCTGAAGCTGAGCCTGTTCAATCTGGCGACCTCGGGCAGTTTTGCCGGCACGCCGGGGAGCTTCGATCTCTACCTGTTGACCGACAACACCGTGGACGACACCGCGCTGGTCTATGGTGGCGGTAACGGAACGACCGGACCGGCGGTGATCGGCACGCAAGCCACTCCGATTTACGTCGGCACGGCCAACTTCACGAACAACCAGGTCGGCTACAACGATTTCGTATTTGATAACCTGCCGGCTGCCGTGCGGACGGCGCTCGCGAGCGATTTGAATTCGGGCGGCGCGTCGCAAATCCGCTTCGCGATCACGCCGTCGCAGGGGAGCCCCGTGGCGGCCGACTGGGAGGGTAACTACCTCGTCAGTCAGCCACAGTTGACGCTGTTGACTGAGACCGGGACCGTGGCTGCCACCCCACCGACGATAACGGGTGTCGTCGTGGACGGCACTAGCTGGTCGCCCACGGCGTTAAGTGCCCTGCAAGCCGCGGGTCAGGGAAATGGCCTGGGCTATTCGTTCCCCGTGGGATCGACAGCGCAGCTGAATTCGCTTCCTTGGGGCAATGTGAACCAGGTGCAGGTGACATTCAGCGAGGCGGTGAACGTTTCGCAATCGAGCTTAAGCGTGACCGGAGTTAACGGTTCGTACGCGGTCAGCAATTTCAGCTATAACCCCTCGACGTTCACGGCTACCTGGACACTGGTTAATGGAATCAGTCGCGATCGCTTGAACCTGGTCGTACATGCCAGCGGCGCAGGGGCCGTGACGGACACCGCCGGGGATCCGTTGGATGGCGAGTGGACCAACGGTGTCAGCTCGTATCCTTCGGGCAATGGGACCGCTGGCGGCGACTTCAATTTCGGCTTTAACGTTTTGCCTGGCGATGCCAATCAGGACGGCGTCGTCAACGCTCAGGACCTGGCAATCGTGTCTTCGGGTTGGTTGAAGAGTGGCCCGCACGGCGATGTTAACGCCGATGGGATTATCAATGCCCAGGACCTGGCGGCCATTTCCTCGAGTTGGCTGGCGACGTTGCCCGCCGGCGGTGCGCAGGCCTCGGTCGAGAGTGCTGCTGTAACAGTCGCTCCGGCAGCGCAAAGTGCGGCGGCCACGAGCCCAATCGCGATTGATTTGAGCAGCATCGGGCCGATTGAAGGCAACTTCTCGCCATCGATCGTGCAGCACAGTGCGGTGCTGAGCACGCTTTCCACGGCGTCGTTTGCCGGACCGATCCAACCGGATCGTGTGGCGGCGTTTGTTGGCCGATTCGATGCCGCTGCGGCTGCGGGCGTTGCTGCTCCGGTGTCGTCGCAGGGTACAGCTGCCGGCAATGGCCAAGTGACGGCGTCGGGCGTCGATCACCAGTCATCGATCACCGACGTATTGGAGGACGACCTGCTGACGTCGAACATCGACGACGAGCTGTTGAGCGTCGTCGCCAGCGCCCGCAGTGGAAAGAACGCGTGA
- a CDS encoding S1/P1 nuclease, whose protein sequence is MRLRRIVTLACLLLLFPASAVRGWSEAGHKIIASIAFRQLSPAQQSKLAALLKQHPRYAEDFAPHMPPEVGKGAAEIQGEWLLQQAAIWPDMARGLPDDLKQKYNHPTWHYIDLPTFLSDADRTAIEKSLSLNQSLDPPNSPQSDMNAVQTIRLARKTLAARPASEAEAAVWLCWLLHDVGDLHQPLHSTAMFSTNLFPEGDKGGNSVPTQQGFNLHALWDEFLGDWTTFAAARRRAGELSADVRLAQLGRTAAAQLDEKQWLTESRQLVDSVVYTPEVLGYLRVQPARTDGRPPLPLRVSEEYLTTGVRIATDRVVQAGFRLGAVLKPLAGE, encoded by the coding sequence ATGCGACTTCGACGGATCGTTACGCTGGCCTGTTTGCTACTGCTCTTCCCCGCGTCCGCCGTGCGTGGCTGGAGCGAGGCCGGGCACAAGATCATCGCCTCGATCGCGTTTCGGCAACTTTCCCCAGCGCAGCAAAGCAAACTCGCCGCCTTATTGAAGCAGCACCCGCGCTATGCCGAAGACTTCGCCCCGCACATGCCGCCCGAAGTAGGCAAGGGCGCGGCCGAGATTCAAGGCGAATGGTTGCTGCAACAGGCGGCCATCTGGCCCGATATGGCGCGCGGTCTGCCGGATGACTTGAAGCAGAAATACAACCATCCCACCTGGCACTACATCGACCTGCCGACATTTCTTAGCGATGCGGACCGGACGGCCATCGAGAAATCGCTGTCGTTGAATCAGTCGCTCGACCCGCCGAATAGTCCGCAGTCGGACATGAACGCGGTGCAAACGATTCGCCTGGCGCGCAAGACGCTCGCCGCGCGACCGGCCTCGGAGGCTGAAGCCGCGGTCTGGCTCTGCTGGCTGTTGCATGACGTCGGCGATCTGCACCAGCCGCTGCATTCCACGGCGATGTTCTCGACAAATTTGTTCCCCGAAGGAGACAAAGGGGGCAATTCGGTACCGACGCAGCAAGGCTTCAACTTGCACGCGCTGTGGGACGAGTTCCTGGGCGATTGGACCACGTTCGCGGCCGCCCGGCGTCGTGCCGGCGAACTCTCGGCCGATGTTCGGCTCGCACAGCTCGGTCGAACCGCCGCCGCGCAACTTGACGAAAAGCAATGGCTGACCGAAAGCCGGCAACTCGTCGATTCGGTCGTCTATACGCCGGAAGTGCTGGGCTACCTGCGCGTACAACCGGCGCGCACCGATGGGCGTCCCCCCCTTCCCCTCCGGGTCAGCGAGGAATATCTAACGACCGGCGTGCGCATCGCCACGGATCGCGTGGTGCAAGCCGGTTTTCGATTGGGCGCGGTGCTGAAACCGCTCGCCGGCGAGTAG
- the nrdR gene encoding transcriptional regulator NrdR, with protein MKCPFCRVDNDRVTDSRASEDGFAIRRRRECVNCHRRYTTYERIEEQAVKVVKKDGVRVPFERDKLKRGLERACWKRPISDEQIEATVAAIEAEVFANFDAEVNSRNLGELAMQHLRQLDQVAYVRFASVYRDFEDVRDFVEELQPMLDKNEPAP; from the coding sequence ATGAAGTGCCCTTTCTGTCGGGTCGACAACGACCGCGTGACTGATTCGCGAGCTAGCGAGGATGGCTTCGCTATTCGCCGCCGCCGCGAGTGTGTGAACTGTCACCGCCGCTATACCACGTATGAACGGATCGAGGAGCAGGCCGTCAAGGTGGTGAAGAAGGATGGCGTGCGCGTCCCTTTCGAGCGCGACAAACTCAAAAGGGGGTTGGAACGGGCCTGTTGGAAGCGGCCGATCAGCGACGAACAGATCGAGGCCACGGTCGCGGCGATCGAGGCCGAGGTCTTTGCCAACTTCGACGCCGAAGTCAACAGCCGCAACCTGGGTGAGTTGGCCATGCAACACCTGCGGCAACTCGACCAGGTGGCCTACGTGCGGTTTGCCAGCGTCTATCGCGACTTCGAGGATGTCCGCGATTTTGTCGAGGAACTGCAGCCGATGCTCGATAAGAACGAGCCGGCGCCATAG
- the rpoN gene encoding RNA polymerase factor sigma-54 has product MRLSFGQELKLVQKQILAPRMIQSMEILQLPIMELQERIEQEIAENPCLDKLENDPDLPDETGEIEENPNAPTAEERELVVDETKNNEDDFERLLNLNEEWPDTFDERPRTSSTRMEEDANRKHDAIANMVARPQTLQDYLCDQLSWFELDESTRQMAERIIYSLDANGWLRGQLEDLIDPNGGLEQLALAKRALAVVQKLDPPGIGAHDLRECLLLQLTPVMHCYEQLRTLVSGHLEDIEHNRWPVIQRRTGYSMELIQESLQELRKLNPKPGADFGEVPAPTVTPDVFIDVIEGGKYKVRLEDGRTPSLFISPYYRKMLMKGDATDAEKEWIKRKINSAQWLIESIEQRRNTLTRVAQAIVDHQTEFLTKGPESIEPLKMQQIADKVGVHVTTVSRAVDDKWIQTPRGIFPLKRFFGGGTVSAAGEEVAWDAVRLKLQEIVDGESKQHPHSDDELVKELEKHGLSVARRTVTKYRKAMKIPSSRQRRDWTIAPGEAAAGEHSASQNGAAGHAGDLAAALDDDAADGEGDGD; this is encoded by the coding sequence ATGCGTTTGTCCTTTGGTCAAGAGCTGAAGCTCGTCCAGAAGCAGATTCTGGCGCCGCGGATGATCCAGTCGATGGAGATTCTGCAGTTGCCGATCATGGAGCTGCAAGAACGGATCGAGCAAGAGATTGCTGAAAACCCGTGCCTCGACAAGCTGGAAAACGATCCTGACTTGCCAGACGAGACGGGCGAAATCGAAGAAAACCCGAACGCACCGACGGCAGAGGAACGCGAGCTGGTCGTCGATGAAACGAAGAACAACGAAGACGATTTCGAGCGGCTGCTGAACCTCAACGAAGAGTGGCCGGACACCTTCGACGAGCGGCCACGCACCTCCAGCACGCGGATGGAGGAAGACGCCAATCGCAAGCATGATGCGATCGCCAACATGGTGGCGCGACCGCAGACGTTGCAAGATTACCTGTGCGATCAGTTGAGCTGGTTCGAGCTCGACGAAAGCACTCGGCAGATGGCCGAGCGCATCATTTACAGCCTGGACGCCAATGGCTGGCTGCGCGGACAGCTCGAGGATTTGATCGATCCCAACGGTGGGCTCGAACAACTGGCCCTGGCCAAACGCGCCTTGGCCGTGGTGCAAAAGCTCGATCCCCCCGGTATTGGCGCGCATGACTTGCGCGAGTGTCTGCTATTGCAACTGACGCCGGTCATGCACTGCTACGAACAGTTGCGGACGCTGGTCTCGGGGCACTTGGAAGATATCGAGCACAATCGCTGGCCCGTAATTCAGCGGCGCACCGGTTACTCGATGGAGCTGATCCAGGAGTCGCTGCAGGAATTGCGCAAGTTGAATCCTAAGCCGGGGGCCGATTTCGGCGAAGTGCCGGCGCCGACGGTTACGCCCGACGTATTCATCGACGTCATCGAAGGGGGGAAGTACAAGGTCCGGCTCGAAGACGGTCGTACGCCCAGCCTGTTCATCAGCCCCTACTATCGCAAGATGCTGATGAAAGGGGACGCGACCGACGCCGAAAAGGAATGGATCAAGCGCAAGATCAACTCGGCGCAGTGGCTGATTGAATCAATTGAGCAGCGCCGCAATACGCTGACGCGCGTGGCGCAGGCGATCGTCGATCACCAGACCGAATTCTTGACGAAAGGCCCCGAGTCGATCGAGCCTTTGAAGATGCAGCAGATCGCCGACAAGGTGGGGGTCCACGTCACGACGGTCAGCCGAGCCGTCGACGATAAATGGATCCAGACGCCGCGCGGCATCTTCCCCTTGAAGCGATTCTTCGGCGGCGGCACCGTCAGCGCGGCGGGCGAGGAAGTCGCCTGGGACGCGGTGCGGTTGAAGCTGCAAGAGATCGTCGACGGCGAAAGCAAGCAGCATCCTCATAGCGATGACGAGCTGGTCAAGGAGTTGGAAAAGCACGGCCTTTCCGTGGCCCGCCGCACAGTGACCAAGTATCGCAAGGCGATGAAGATTCCCAGCTCCCGCCAACGGCGCGACTGGACGATTGCCCCCGGCGAGGCCGCGGCAGGCGAGCATTCCGCATCGCAGAACGGAGCGGCGGGGCACGCAGGAGATTTGGCGGCCGCCCTCGACGATGACGCTGCCGATGGCGAAGGTGACGGCGACTAG
- the recR gene encoding recombination mediator RecR, which yields MPQLTESVSRLVQEFSRLPGVGKKSAERLTYHVLRVSKTEALALADAIRNVKENVHYCKVCYNLAEGELCEICGDARRDQKLLCVVEQPRDLMALEQAGTYRGLYHVLLGRIAPLEGVGPDQLTIDALTERVRVGEFREVIMGTNPTLEGDGTALYISNCLAESGVEITKLARGITTGSVLEFANKEILADALSGRQKF from the coding sequence GTGCCGCAGTTGACGGAATCGGTGAGCCGGCTGGTGCAAGAGTTTTCGCGCTTGCCGGGCGTTGGCAAGAAGAGCGCTGAACGATTGACGTACCACGTCTTGCGCGTCAGCAAGACCGAGGCGCTGGCGCTTGCGGATGCGATTCGCAACGTCAAGGAAAACGTTCATTACTGCAAGGTCTGTTACAACCTGGCCGAAGGCGAGCTTTGCGAGATCTGCGGCGACGCACGCCGCGATCAAAAGCTGTTATGCGTGGTCGAACAACCACGCGACTTGATGGCGCTTGAGCAGGCCGGAACCTATCGCGGCCTGTACCACGTACTGTTGGGAAGGATTGCGCCGCTGGAAGGCGTAGGACCGGATCAATTGACGATCGATGCACTGACCGAGCGGGTGCGGGTCGGTGAGTTTCGCGAAGTGATCATGGGTACGAATCCGACGTTGGAAGGGGATGGCACGGCGCTTTACATTTCCAACTGTTTGGCCGAATCTGGGGTGGAAATCACGAAACTTGCTCGGGGAATCACGACCGGCAGCGTGCTAGAATTTGCTAACAAGGAGATCCTTGCAGATGCCTTGTCGGGGCGGCAGAAGTTTTAA
- a CDS encoding YbaB/EbfC family nucleoid-associated protein, whose product MEERVFGGLGNLASMLRQAQQIGGKLEGMNDTLRGKRATGSAGGGMVEIEVNGLQEVLSCRIDPSLFAQGDRELLEDLVRGASNDAIAKARQFHAQAMQEVMGGADMPGFSEALAKLGGGPSPGG is encoded by the coding sequence GTGGAGGAACGTGTGTTCGGCGGATTAGGAAACCTGGCTTCGATGCTCCGGCAAGCCCAGCAGATCGGTGGCAAGCTGGAAGGCATGAACGATACATTACGCGGCAAGCGCGCCACGGGGAGCGCCGGCGGCGGCATGGTCGAAATCGAGGTCAATGGATTACAGGAAGTGCTGAGTTGCCGGATCGACCCTTCGCTGTTTGCTCAGGGGGATCGTGAGCTGCTGGAAGACCTGGTGCGCGGCGCTTCGAATGACGCGATTGCCAAGGCCCGGCAGTTTCATGCCCAGGCGATGCAGGAGGTGATGGGGGGCGCGGATATGCCCGGCTTCAGCGAGGCGCTGGCGAAACTGGGTGGCGGACCGTCCCCCGGCGGTTGA
- the dnaX gene encoding DNA polymerase III subunit gamma/tau, with product MASERLPQDTQDDDAPPSDLAGQRDHGRKEYVVVARRYRPQAFGQLVGQEHVARALTAAITSNRVGHAYLFTGARGVGKTSAARILAKCLNCVEGPAAVPCDRCDSCLSIASGDDVDVLEIDGASNRGIEEMRELRHNVGIRPSRSHFKIYIIDEVHMLTREAFNALLKTLEEPPEHVKFIFCTTEAEKIPVTILSRCQRFDFAGIQAGSIVGRLKQIVAAEGISADEQALVLLSRRAGGSMRDSQSLLEQLLAVGGKQITVDDVNNLLGTASDERLSRLAGHLVARDAAAAIADLDAAAAEGVDTGQLLDQLLVYFRDLMVAAVGGSSEILLQTDPTSQRLAIEQAEQLGLQTVMAAMQILDHTIARLRYSTQGRVLTELALVRICQLADLEELSTLVEQVRSGAGVVEISARSTERVTLPRAELSRPEAPRVALPSAADASLKKNDEPVLADEESESTSSALAPAVKTSTAQTAQTSPAAVPLQPADAIRLWQQTLARLQGMTADYASSADRVAISAPNSLVVTFAKKYNLAKAFCEKPEQAEKIERALTEVAGRMVRVTFELDQDAGPEAATAAPRPTQGRDRVREVAKHPMVTRAMELFDARPVRVDERRS from the coding sequence ATGGCGAGCGAGCGTCTGCCCCAGGACACGCAGGACGACGACGCCCCGCCATCCGACCTTGCTGGCCAGCGGGACCACGGCCGTAAAGAGTACGTCGTTGTCGCGCGGCGTTATCGGCCACAGGCTTTCGGGCAGTTGGTCGGCCAGGAGCATGTCGCGCGAGCCCTGACGGCCGCGATTACGAGCAATCGCGTAGGCCACGCCTATCTGTTTACTGGCGCCCGCGGTGTTGGCAAAACGTCCGCGGCAAGAATCCTGGCCAAGTGCCTGAACTGCGTCGAAGGGCCGGCCGCCGTGCCGTGCGACCGTTGCGATAGCTGCCTGAGCATCGCGTCCGGCGACGATGTCGATGTGCTTGAAATCGACGGCGCCAGCAATCGCGGCATCGAAGAGATGCGCGAATTGCGGCATAACGTGGGCATTCGTCCCAGCCGTTCGCATTTTAAGATTTACATCATCGACGAAGTCCACATGCTCACGCGCGAGGCGTTTAACGCCTTGCTGAAAACGCTGGAAGAGCCGCCGGAGCATGTGAAGTTCATCTTCTGCACGACCGAGGCCGAGAAGATTCCGGTCACGATTCTGTCACGCTGCCAACGGTTCGATTTCGCCGGCATCCAGGCGGGCTCGATCGTCGGCCGCTTGAAGCAAATCGTGGCCGCCGAAGGGATCAGCGCCGACGAACAGGCACTTGTGCTGCTTTCGCGGCGGGCTGGTGGTTCGATGCGTGATAGCCAATCGCTGTTAGAGCAGTTATTGGCCGTCGGCGGCAAGCAGATCACGGTCGATGACGTGAACAATCTGCTGGGCACAGCGTCCGATGAGCGGTTGTCGCGACTCGCTGGACACTTAGTCGCGCGTGATGCCGCGGCGGCGATTGCCGATTTGGATGCGGCAGCGGCCGAAGGGGTCGATACCGGGCAATTGCTCGATCAATTGCTGGTTTACTTCCGCGATCTGATGGTGGCCGCGGTCGGCGGATCGTCGGAAATCTTGCTGCAAACCGATCCGACCTCGCAGCGCCTTGCGATCGAGCAGGCCGAGCAACTCGGGTTGCAAACCGTGATGGCCGCGATGCAGATCCTGGATCACACGATCGCGCGGCTGCGGTACAGCACGCAAGGGCGCGTGCTGACGGAGTTGGCACTCGTACGTATTTGCCAACTCGCGGATCTGGAAGAACTGTCGACGTTGGTTGAGCAGGTGCGATCCGGTGCGGGCGTAGTTGAGATTTCTGCGCGCTCAACGGAACGCGTGACGTTGCCTCGTGCTGAACTGTCTCGTCCAGAGGCGCCACGTGTAGCGCTGCCGAGCGCAGCGGACGCTTCGTTAAAAAAAAACGATGAGCCAGTCTTAGCTGATGAAGAAAGCGAATCGACGTCGTCTGCTCTTGCACCCGCTGTAAAAACTTCAACCGCGCAGACAGCTCAAACTTCGCCAGCCGCGGTGCCGCTACAACCGGCCGATGCCATACGTCTGTGGCAGCAAACCTTGGCGCGTCTACAAGGCATGACTGCCGATTATGCCTCTTCGGCTGATCGTGTAGCAATTTCTGCGCCAAACTCGCTGGTCGTTACCTTCGCAAAGAAGTATAATTTGGCCAAAGCCTTCTGTGAGAAGCCTGAACAGGCGGAAAAAATCGAGCGGGCTTTGACCGAAGTGGCGGGCCGGATGGTGCGCGTCACCTTTGAACTCGACCAGGATGCCGGTCCCGAGGCGGCCACCGCGGCCCCGAGACCGACACAAGGGCGGGATCGAGTGCGAGAGGTGGCGAAACATCCGATGGTGACCCGTGCGATGGAGTTATTCGACGCTCGTCCGGTGCGGGTCGACGAACGGAGAAGCTAA
- a CDS encoding helix-turn-helix domain-containing protein: MPRGHVLPDGASVATLRGEAGLTQDEMAQRAGYGLRTIGNVEGGRPTTAATLTAIATVLGVCLGRPVQLSDLLMRRRDTEGTARGGNSGLAFRENIKLLELPSSAANSTSGADVASTKMAVLTDTVCLRGAPEHAAEIMFYYPGREIDGVSLSHARNAAWMGMSEVRLRESEHAPRDRFRALRLTLSEPRSDATLVQNRVEFNDGFSRPHQKVFPAHVAYPTDSLTLLVKFPTNEPFRVLRGLWRRKAGAPLLPAAEKPLALVPGNLAYWRINAARPGETYQLSWT, encoded by the coding sequence ATGCCAAGAGGACACGTCCTTCCGGACGGCGCTAGCGTTGCCACATTACGTGGCGAGGCTGGCCTGACTCAAGACGAAATGGCGCAACGAGCCGGCTACGGCCTGCGCACGATCGGGAACGTCGAGGGAGGACGTCCCACCACGGCGGCAACACTGACGGCCATCGCCACAGTGCTGGGCGTCTGCCTGGGCCGGCCTGTGCAGCTATCCGACCTGCTAATGCGGCGACGGGACACGGAGGGAACCGCAAGAGGAGGCAATAGCGGTCTGGCCTTCCGCGAGAACATCAAGCTGCTGGAACTGCCGTCCTCGGCGGCCAATTCCACCAGCGGCGCGGACGTCGCGTCGACCAAGATGGCCGTACTGACCGACACGGTTTGTCTGCGCGGGGCGCCTGAGCATGCCGCGGAGATCATGTTCTATTATCCGGGCCGAGAGATCGACGGAGTGTCATTGTCGCACGCCAGGAATGCGGCGTGGATGGGCATGAGCGAAGTTCGCCTGCGCGAAAGTGAACATGCCCCGCGCGATCGATTTCGGGCGCTTCGGCTGACACTTTCCGAGCCGCGCTCCGACGCGACCCTCGTGCAGAATCGGGTGGAATTCAACGATGGATTCTCGCGCCCGCATCAGAAGGTTTTTCCCGCGCACGTCGCCTACCCGACCGATAGTTTGACGCTGTTGGTGAAGTTTCCGACGAACGAACCATTTCGCGTGCTGCGCGGATTATGGCGTCGCAAGGCGGGGGCGCCGCTGTTGCCTGCGGCCGAGAAGCCGCTGGCGCTTGTGCCCGGCAACCTGGCTTATTGGCGCATCAATGCGGCCCGCCCCGGCGAGACCTATCAACTGAGCTGGACGTAG